The following are encoded in a window of Nocardioides houyundeii genomic DNA:
- a CDS encoding MaoC family dehydratase, translating into MSGTRVEVGTEIPPLELDVDPEKMKVMAALLADPNPIHFDTRALAALGMDQRPVNQGPLNMGYLQTMLARWAGGRDRLLTFRVRFQGNVLAGDRVRASGTVTGVAQTDRGRVATCDISLEVLGGSTALTGTAEVLIDEETS; encoded by the coding sequence ATGAGCGGCACGCGCGTGGAGGTCGGGACCGAGATCCCGCCGCTGGAGCTCGACGTCGACCCGGAGAAGATGAAGGTGATGGCGGCCCTGCTCGCCGATCCCAACCCGATCCACTTCGACACCCGGGCGCTCGCCGCGCTGGGCATGGACCAGCGTCCGGTCAACCAGGGGCCGCTCAACATGGGCTACCTGCAGACCATGCTGGCCCGCTGGGCGGGCGGCCGCGACCGCCTGCTCACCTTCCGGGTGCGCTTCCAGGGCAACGTGCTCGCCGGTGACCGGGTCCGCGCCAGCGGCACGGTGACCGGGGTGGCCCAGACCGATCGGGGCCGGGTCGCCACCTGCGACATCAGCCTGGAGGTGCTCGGCGGCAGCACCGCACTGACCGGCACCGCCGAGGTGCTCATCGACGAGGAGACATCGTGA
- a CDS encoding mycofactocin-coupled SDR family oxidoreductase, with protein sequence MSDTTTTSTPQAARAGQPLAGKVALITGAARGQGRSHALRLARDGAAIVAVDLCEHISSLDGFYDLATPEDLAETVRQVEALGGRIHAAQVDVRDIDALTAAVDAGVSQLGSLDIVVANAGIFTFGEATHEVAEDSWHQLMDVNVTGVWHTYKAAAPHLIAAGAGGSVIIIASLAGFKGLANVAAYTTTKHAIVGLMKVLANELGPHGIRVNTIHPNSIDTEMVKNSRTYRLFRPDLDEPRAEDAEAAFAGLNPMGKAWIEPEHVSNAVAWLAGPESYYVSGGQIPVDGGASIQ encoded by the coding sequence ATGAGCGACACCACGACGACCTCCACCCCCCAGGCAGCCCGGGCGGGGCAGCCCCTGGCCGGCAAGGTCGCCCTGATCACCGGGGCAGCGCGCGGGCAGGGCCGCAGTCACGCGCTGCGGCTGGCCCGGGACGGAGCGGCGATCGTCGCCGTCGACCTGTGCGAGCACATCAGCAGCCTGGACGGGTTCTACGACCTGGCCACGCCCGAGGACCTCGCCGAGACGGTGCGCCAGGTGGAGGCGCTCGGGGGCCGGATCCACGCCGCCCAGGTCGACGTGCGCGACATCGACGCGCTGACCGCCGCCGTGGACGCCGGCGTCTCGCAGCTCGGCAGCCTCGACATCGTGGTCGCCAACGCGGGCATCTTCACCTTCGGCGAGGCCACCCACGAGGTGGCCGAGGACTCCTGGCACCAGCTGATGGACGTCAACGTCACCGGCGTCTGGCACACCTACAAGGCGGCCGCGCCGCACCTGATCGCCGCGGGAGCGGGCGGCTCGGTGATCATCATCGCCTCGCTGGCCGGCTTCAAGGGGCTGGCCAACGTGGCGGCGTACACCACGACCAAGCACGCCATCGTCGGGCTGATGAAGGTGCTGGCCAACGAGCTCGGTCCGCACGGCATCCGGGTCAACACCATCCACCCCAACTCGATCGACACCGAGATGGTCAAGAACTCCCGCACCTACCGGCTCTTCCGTCCCGACCTGGACGAGCCGCGCGCGGAGGACGCGGAAGCCGCGTTCGCCGGGCTCAACCCCATGGGCAAGGCGTGGATCGAGCCCGAGCACGTCTCGAACGCGGTGGCCTGGCTGGCGGGTCCGGAGTCCTACTACGTCTCCGGCGGGCAGATTCCGGTGGACGGCGGCGCGTCAATCCAGTGA
- a CDS encoding FAD-dependent oxidoreductase has product MTDQTPVIVVGAGLSGLATALTCALNGRPAIVLEAADLVGGAAAYSGGQVWVGGNHVAVREGIEGDSKELTETYIRDVASHLAPEVLDEQALLRWLDTSPDAMRYFEDHGAIRWTVIPGLADYHNEAQGALPQGRYLTNEVIDGSVLGEWREKLRYSPYFPVGTTYRELLTKGRRATYVDDAGEEQGATKRSHAGLPAFGLSDGTAFEKATDADPLTYGTGVVASFLARVTQDESIQIRTEHRVVELLTEDGKVVGVRAETPDGDVELRGPVVLATSTYDWDPELVTEILGLSEEDWGSVAPETLRGDGIKLARQVGGQIARIPANATPILPGWRSEVGTGFGYGPEYAMPHSMIVDRTGNRYCNDSYWVDIVRRTLDPADKHLPFFLVWDDQHRQKYGLAATAPGGDYPEGLVESADTLEELGEKLGIDAAQLARTAERFSDFAEKGEDPDWGRGSIDYVNTFAGDPENTPSPVLGPITKAPFHGLRLRFVGTGIGTSGVRIDSDGRVLDEAGTRIEGLYAAGSVAALTTTGTAYNSGIALGRGLTLAYLVGHELSGDPVA; this is encoded by the coding sequence GTGACCGACCAGACCCCCGTGATCGTCGTTGGAGCCGGCCTGTCCGGGCTCGCCACCGCGCTCACCTGTGCCCTCAACGGGCGCCCCGCGATCGTGCTGGAGGCCGCCGACCTGGTCGGCGGCGCGGCGGCGTACTCGGGTGGTCAGGTGTGGGTCGGGGGCAACCACGTCGCCGTGCGCGAGGGCATCGAGGGCGACTCCAAGGAGCTCACCGAGACCTACATCCGCGACGTCGCCTCCCACCTGGCGCCCGAGGTGCTCGACGAGCAGGCGCTGCTGCGCTGGCTCGACACCTCGCCCGACGCGATGCGCTACTTCGAGGACCACGGCGCGATCCGCTGGACGGTCATCCCCGGCCTCGCCGACTACCACAACGAGGCGCAGGGCGCGCTGCCCCAGGGCCGCTACCTGACCAACGAGGTCATCGACGGCTCGGTGCTGGGGGAGTGGCGCGAGAAGCTCCGCTACAGCCCGTACTTCCCGGTCGGCACCACCTACCGCGAGCTGCTCACCAAGGGCCGTCGCGCCACCTACGTCGACGACGCCGGCGAGGAGCAGGGCGCGACCAAGCGGTCCCACGCCGGGCTCCCGGCCTTCGGCCTCTCCGACGGAACTGCCTTCGAGAAGGCCACCGACGCCGACCCGCTCACCTACGGCACCGGTGTGGTCGCCAGCTTCCTGGCCAGGGTCACCCAGGACGAGTCGATCCAGATCCGCACCGAGCACCGGGTGGTCGAGCTGCTCACCGAGGACGGCAAGGTCGTCGGCGTGCGCGCCGAGACCCCGGACGGCGACGTCGAGCTGCGCGGCCCGGTGGTGCTGGCCACCAGCACCTACGACTGGGACCCCGAGCTGGTCACCGAGATCCTCGGCCTCAGCGAGGAGGACTGGGGGTCCGTGGCGCCGGAGACCCTGCGTGGCGACGGCATCAAGCTGGCGCGCCAGGTCGGCGGCCAGATCGCCCGCATCCCCGCCAACGCCACCCCGATCCTCCCGGGCTGGCGCTCCGAGGTCGGCACCGGCTTCGGCTACGGCCCGGAGTACGCGATGCCGCACTCGATGATCGTGGACCGCACCGGCAACCGCTACTGCAACGACTCCTACTGGGTCGACATCGTCCGGCGCACCCTGGACCCGGCCGACAAGCACCTGCCCTTCTTCCTGGTCTGGGACGACCAGCACCGCCAGAAGTACGGCCTGGCGGCCACCGCGCCCGGCGGCGACTACCCCGAGGGCCTGGTGGAGTCGGCCGACACCCTGGAGGAGCTGGGCGAGAAGCTCGGCATCGACGCGGCCCAGCTGGCCCGGACCGCCGAGCGGTTCAGCGACTTCGCCGAGAAGGGCGAGGACCCGGACTGGGGCCGCGGCAGCATCGACTACGTCAACACGTTCGCCGGTGACCCGGAGAACACCCCCAGCCCGGTGCTCGGCCCCATCACCAAGGCGCCGTTCCACGGTCTCCGACTGCGTTTCGTCGGCACCGGCATCGGCACCTCCGGCGTACGCATCGACTCCGACGGGCGGGTCCTCGACGAGGCCGGCACGCGGATCGAGGGTCTGTACGCCGCCGGCTCGGTCGCCGCGCTGACGACGACCGGGACCGCCTACAACTCGGGAATCGCGCTCGGGCGCGGACTCACGCTGGCCTACCTGGTCGGCCATGAGCTGTCGGGCGACCCAGTCGCCTGA
- a CDS encoding FAD-binding protein yields MARADSVAELAALIGVPAEQLSATVERWNELCAAGHDDDHGRGDSAYDGWCGDRNHYPGTAATLGPIDRGPFYASPVHASSLGTKGGPQTTVDCEVLDVDGAVIPGLYAVGNAMAAPTGMVYGGAGGTLGPAMVFGYRCGRAVAGV; encoded by the coding sequence ATGGCTCGGGCGGACTCGGTCGCGGAGCTGGCCGCGCTGATCGGCGTCCCGGCCGAGCAGCTCAGCGCGACCGTCGAGCGCTGGAACGAGCTCTGCGCCGCCGGTCACGACGACGACCACGGCCGCGGCGACTCGGCGTACGACGGCTGGTGCGGGGACCGCAACCACTACCCGGGGACCGCCGCCACCCTGGGGCCCATCGACCGGGGGCCCTTCTACGCCTCACCCGTGCACGCCAGCTCGCTGGGCACCAAGGGTGGTCCGCAGACCACCGTGGACTGCGAGGTGCTCGACGTGGACGGGGCGGTGATCCCGGGCCTCTACGCGGTCGGCAACGCGATGGCCGCCCCCACCGGGATGGTCTACGGCGGCGCCGGCGGCACCCTCGGTCCGGCGATGGTCTTCGGCTACCGCTGCGGACGAGCGGTGGCGGGGGTCTGA
- a CDS encoding nuclear transport factor 2 family protein: MTDRSAVEELANRYSLAYDTADLDTLESVFTEDATFSMVIAGGDKLSFGPRDAIMKLMGDSLSSQTDQRRHVNTNLIVEGTEGGVTRTKHYLTLMGTENGAITLLSAGLYSSEIVEDGGRLRFKTLHLDLDKAY, from the coding sequence ATGACTGACCGCTCTGCTGTCGAAGAACTGGCCAACCGCTACTCGCTGGCCTACGACACCGCTGATCTCGACACGCTGGAGTCGGTCTTCACCGAGGATGCGACGTTCTCGATGGTGATCGCCGGGGGCGACAAGCTGTCCTTCGGTCCGCGGGACGCGATCATGAAGCTCATGGGGGACTCGCTCTCCTCGCAGACCGACCAGCGTCGTCACGTCAACACCAACCTCATCGTCGAGGGCACCGAGGGCGGGGTCACCCGGACCAAGCACTACCTCACCCTGATGGGCACCGAGAATGGCGCGATCACGCTGCTCTCCGCCGGTCTCTACTCCTCCGAGATCGTCGAGGACGGCGGCCGCCTCCGGTTCAAGACGCTGCACCTGGACCTGGACAAGGCGTACTGA
- a CDS encoding ABC transporter ATP-binding protein, whose protein sequence is MTDTAVRARTALLEVQDVAVHFGGVKAVDGITLEMRPGQIYGVLGPNGSGKSTLLGAMTRLTPLTRGRFVLDGEDYTKRPARKVHHMGIARTFQTVRLLDDRSVRDNILLGQDTLRKATRKESSTRVDEVMERIGLREVAQLRPDELSYGMQRRVEFARAIIGRPRLLLLDEPTAGMNTSEREEIGALMKQLLEEGITQFIVEHDVQMMVDTCDYLFAMNFGKLIAQGTPAEVVRHPDVQEAYLGKGAAHDA, encoded by the coding sequence ATGACTGACACCGCAGTGCGCGCCAGGACGGCGCTGCTGGAGGTCCAGGACGTCGCGGTGCACTTCGGCGGCGTCAAGGCCGTGGACGGCATCACGCTCGAGATGCGACCCGGTCAGATCTACGGCGTGCTGGGCCCCAACGGGTCGGGCAAGTCGACCCTGCTGGGGGCGATGACCCGGCTCACGCCGCTGACCCGCGGCCGCTTCGTGCTCGACGGCGAGGACTACACCAAGCGCCCTGCGCGCAAGGTGCACCACATGGGGATCGCCCGCACCTTCCAGACCGTGCGGCTGCTCGACGACCGATCGGTGCGCGACAACATCCTGCTGGGCCAGGACACCCTGCGCAAGGCGACCCGCAAGGAGTCCTCGACGCGGGTGGACGAAGTCATGGAGCGGATCGGCCTGCGCGAGGTCGCGCAGCTGCGACCCGACGAGCTCTCCTACGGGATGCAGCGTCGGGTGGAGTTCGCCCGGGCCATCATCGGCCGTCCGCGGCTGCTGCTGCTCGACGAGCCGACCGCCGGGATGAACACCTCCGAGCGCGAGGAGATCGGCGCGCTGATGAAGCAGCTGCTCGAGGAGGGGATCACCCAGTTCATCGTCGAGCACGACGTGCAGATGATGGTCGACACCTGCGACTACCTCTTCGCGATGAACTTCGGGAAGCTGATCGCCCAGGGTACTCCCGCGGAGGTGGTGCGCCACCCCGACGTCCAGGAGGCCTACTTGGGAAAGGGGGCGGCCCACGATGCTTGA
- a CDS encoding nuclear transport factor 2 family protein — MTSAGDPGALAGLLDREAVRDLVARYAFAVDDHDLDALAQMFHPDAVFDRDGHLATGWPEIAETLGASMRGFQRMIHTPHAVVVELTGADTATGASSGHGELITRRGVVLAAYRYRDEFARHQGRWVFTRREVRFLYATSADAYDATLAEVDRVRFPGDEPRSSTVIPRQQPSIA, encoded by the coding sequence GTGACCTCGGCGGGCGACCCGGGCGCGCTGGCCGGCCTCCTGGACCGGGAGGCGGTGCGCGACCTGGTCGCCCGCTACGCCTTCGCCGTCGACGACCACGATCTCGACGCCCTGGCGCAGATGTTCCACCCCGACGCGGTCTTCGACCGGGACGGGCACCTGGCCACCGGCTGGCCGGAGATCGCCGAGACCCTAGGGGCCTCGATGCGCGGCTTCCAGCGGATGATCCACACCCCGCACGCGGTCGTGGTGGAGCTGACCGGCGCGGACACCGCGACCGGCGCCTCCAGCGGGCACGGCGAGCTGATCACCCGGCGCGGGGTGGTGCTGGCCGCCTACCGCTACCGCGACGAGTTCGCCCGGCACCAGGGGCGGTGGGTCTTCACCCGCCGCGAGGTGCGGTTCCTGTACGCCACCTCCGCCGACGCGTACGACGCCACCCTGGCCGAGGTCGACCGGGTCCGGTTCCCGGGCGACGAGCCGCGTTCCAGCACGGTCATCCCCCGGCAGCAGCCCTCGATCGCCTAA
- a CDS encoding class I adenylate-forming enzyme family protein gives MNQGLIPAKWAALTPDRQAVYDAAADLRVSWAELDEMVRRLANGLLGLGLKKGDRVAMLSRNCVEFQALYFAAGRAGLVTQPLNWRLAGPALAGVVRDAAPKVVIGQAEFHEALEDIKAQVDVPHWLEFGESSDGSFDDLVKRSSSLEPAPSSLVVDSDPFFLLYTGGTTGDSKGALHTHGSAAAGMLNQTVAERIVPSDVYMLTGQMYHIPIVLAMNYMKHGCPLVLMNFEPKLALDLIENEKVSAFLGVTTMLNWMMAQENFSSYDLSSLRNIQYGGGPMPSSVVRQALDLFPCTLIQGYGQTEGTTMTFLSQEDHQDAINGIHPERLKSCGREGFVTSVRVVDPDGNDVPRDGHTPGQIIVKSPANMSGYLGRPDLTADTLRDGWMWTGDIACWDSERYIFIVDRAKDMIISGGENIYSVQVEEAINSHPAVLECAVIGVPDEEWGETVKGYVVLKPGQEATENDIIEQAKKHLASYQKPRSVEFVSELPKAPTGKILKRELRRPYWEDQDRNV, from the coding sequence ATGAACCAAGGACTCATCCCCGCCAAGTGGGCTGCCCTGACCCCGGACCGTCAGGCCGTCTACGACGCCGCTGCGGACCTCCGGGTCTCGTGGGCGGAGCTCGACGAGATGGTGCGTCGGCTGGCCAACGGCCTGCTCGGCCTCGGCCTGAAGAAGGGCGACCGGGTCGCCATGCTCTCGCGCAACTGCGTGGAGTTCCAGGCGCTCTACTTCGCCGCCGGCCGCGCCGGTCTGGTGACCCAGCCGCTCAACTGGCGGCTCGCCGGACCGGCCCTGGCCGGCGTCGTGCGCGACGCCGCGCCCAAGGTGGTGATCGGCCAGGCCGAGTTCCACGAGGCCCTGGAGGACATCAAGGCGCAGGTCGACGTCCCGCACTGGCTCGAGTTCGGCGAGTCCTCGGACGGGTCGTTCGACGACCTGGTCAAGCGCTCCTCCAGCCTGGAGCCTGCCCCCAGCAGCCTGGTGGTCGACAGCGACCCGTTCTTCCTGCTCTACACCGGTGGCACCACCGGCGACTCCAAGGGCGCCCTGCACACCCACGGCAGCGCCGCGGCGGGCATGCTCAACCAGACCGTGGCCGAGCGGATCGTGCCCAGCGACGTCTACATGCTGACCGGGCAGATGTACCACATCCCGATCGTGCTGGCGATGAACTACATGAAGCACGGCTGCCCGCTGGTGCTGATGAACTTCGAGCCCAAGCTCGCCCTCGACCTGATCGAGAACGAGAAGGTCTCGGCGTTCCTCGGGGTCACCACCATGCTCAACTGGATGATGGCGCAGGAGAACTTCTCCAGCTACGACCTCTCCAGCCTCCGCAACATCCAGTACGGCGGCGGCCCGATGCCCTCCAGCGTCGTGCGCCAGGCCCTCGACCTCTTCCCGTGCACCCTGATCCAGGGCTACGGGCAGACCGAGGGCACCACGATGACCTTCCTGTCGCAGGAGGACCACCAGGACGCGATCAACGGGATCCACCCCGAGCGCCTCAAGTCCTGCGGCCGCGAGGGCTTCGTCACCAGCGTGCGGGTCGTCGACCCCGACGGCAACGACGTGCCCCGCGACGGGCACACGCCGGGCCAGATCATCGTCAAGAGCCCGGCCAACATGTCCGGCTACCTCGGTCGCCCCGACCTCACCGCGGACACCCTGCGCGACGGGTGGATGTGGACCGGCGACATCGCCTGCTGGGACTCCGAGCGCTACATCTTCATCGTGGACCGCGCCAAGGACATGATCATCTCCGGCGGCGAGAACATCTACTCGGTGCAGGTCGAGGAGGCCATCAACTCCCACCCGGCCGTGCTGGAGTGCGCCGTCATCGGCGTCCCCGACGAGGAGTGGGGCGAGACCGTCAAGGGCTACGTCGTGCTCAAGCCGGGTCAGGAGGCCACCGAGAACGACATCATCGAGCAGGCCAAGAAGCACCTGGCCAGCTACCAGAAGCCGCGCTCGGTCGAGTTCGTCAGCGAGCTGCCCAAGGCGCCCACCGGCAAGATCCTCAAGCGCGAGCTGCGCCGTCCGTACTGGGAGGACCAGGACCGCAATGTCTGA
- a CDS encoding branched-chain amino acid ABC transporter permease → MSDWYYMNVVLIQTTLTTLLLALSIQVPLRFGVFSFAGVGAFGIGGYGGAMAMVHLEWSTWPAVAVGALAAAVVVSLLGLVVQRLTGLYMGMATIAFTLIISVLAVNGGDATGGAGGLYGALGEINMQQIVLVVVAVVAVLVWTEARGLGRRIDTVREDPELANALGIDVNRYRLMSFALSGLIGGLAGAITTLLRSTITPAEVNFHLVIVALTAIVVGGARSWLGALIGAVIFVWLPTWLSFVQEWEKVAYGFIVAAAAIYLPNGVLGVAKDALHRYRTREERARVAVLQEKS, encoded by the coding sequence ATGAGTGACTGGTACTACATGAACGTCGTCCTGATCCAGACGACACTGACCACGCTGCTGCTGGCCCTGAGCATCCAGGTGCCGCTGCGGTTCGGGGTCTTCTCCTTCGCCGGTGTCGGCGCCTTCGGGATCGGCGGCTACGGCGGCGCGATGGCGATGGTCCACCTGGAGTGGTCGACCTGGCCCGCGGTGGCCGTCGGAGCGCTGGCCGCCGCCGTGGTGGTCTCCCTCCTCGGCCTGGTGGTGCAGCGGCTCACCGGCCTCTACATGGGGATGGCGACCATCGCCTTCACCCTGATCATCTCGGTGCTCGCGGTCAACGGAGGCGACGCGACCGGCGGCGCCGGCGGTCTGTACGGCGCACTGGGCGAGATCAACATGCAGCAGATCGTGCTCGTGGTCGTCGCGGTCGTGGCCGTCCTGGTCTGGACAGAGGCGCGCGGGCTGGGCCGGCGGATCGACACGGTCCGCGAGGACCCCGAGCTGGCCAACGCGCTCGGCATCGACGTCAACCGCTACCGCCTGATGTCGTTCGCGCTCTCCGGCCTGATCGGCGGCCTCGCCGGCGCCATCACCACCCTGCTGCGCTCGACGATCACCCCGGCCGAGGTCAACTTCCACCTGGTGATCGTGGCACTCACCGCGATCGTGGTGGGCGGCGCCCGGTCGTGGCTGGGCGCGCTGATCGGTGCCGTCATCTTCGTCTGGCTGCCCACCTGGCTCTCCTTCGTCCAGGAGTGGGAGAAGGTCGCGTACGGCTTCATCGTCGCCGCCGCCGCGATCTACCTGCCCAACGGCGTGCTCGGTGTCGCCAAGGACGCCCTGCACCGCTACCGCACCCGAGAGGAACGCGCCCGCGTGGCCGTTCTGCAAGAGAAGAGCTGA
- a CDS encoding branched-chain amino acid ABC transporter permease, with product MQDLLNAATLGSIYLLFALGMALVWGTIGILNFAHGATFMFSAFVGHMVSRETELPFLGVIVIAVLTGAVISSLTMLLAFQPILKRSKNQHAAEMRILIGGIGVAAIPLALAQRETRSSPFGFKSSYKPEVFEVLGLRITTTSAIIIVTGLVMGIGLTLWLRRSRQGLALRAIGVDAETAAGMGVNRTALAFGTMAVAGALAGLAGALLTFQLGAIAPETGDQLVIKAFAVIVLGGLGSMAGTVIGAYVLAGAETFVVSMNWGTWVDAVSFGLIFLILLARPQGLLGRKEVRRT from the coding sequence GTGCAAGATCTGCTGAACGCAGCGACGCTGGGCTCGATCTATCTGTTGTTCGCGTTGGGTATGGCCCTGGTCTGGGGGACCATCGGCATCCTCAACTTTGCTCACGGCGCCACCTTCATGTTCTCGGCCTTCGTGGGCCACATGGTCAGCCGTGAGACCGAGCTGCCCTTCCTGGGCGTCATCGTCATCGCCGTACTGACGGGCGCGGTCATCTCCTCGCTCACCATGCTGCTCGCCTTCCAACCGATCCTCAAGCGCTCCAAGAACCAGCACGCCGCAGAGATGCGGATCCTGATCGGCGGCATCGGGGTGGCCGCCATCCCGCTCGCCCTGGCCCAGCGGGAGACCCGCTCCAGCCCGTTCGGGTTCAAGAGCAGCTACAAGCCCGAGGTCTTCGAGGTCCTCGGCCTCCGGATCACCACCACCTCGGCCATCATCATCGTGACCGGACTCGTGATGGGGATCGGCCTCACGCTGTGGCTGCGCAGGTCCCGCCAGGGGCTGGCGCTGCGCGCGATCGGCGTGGACGCCGAGACCGCCGCCGGCATGGGGGTCAACCGCACCGCGCTGGCCTTCGGCACCATGGCGGTCGCCGGCGCACTCGCCGGCCTGGCCGGCGCGCTGCTCACCTTCCAGCTCGGCGCGATCGCACCGGAGACCGGCGACCAGCTCGTCATCAAGGCGTTCGCGGTCATCGTGCTCGGTGGCCTCGGCTCCATGGCGGGCACCGTGATCGGTGCCTACGTGCTGGCCGGAGCCGAGACGTTCGTCGTCTCGATGAACTGGGGCACCTGGGTGGACGCGGTGTCGTTCGGCCTCATCTTCCTCATCCTGCTCGCTCGCCCCCAGGGGCTCCTCGGCCGCAAGGAGGTGCGACGCACATGA
- a CDS encoding ABC transporter substrate-binding protein yields the protein MRKALLAGLAMATVLGTAACGSDDGGDSGAAGDGGIASTIKIAQVQDQTGTVAYAGLGASEGAELAIDEIQEQGFLGDDVKIDLEKYDTAGEIERASSEMSKAMGDRDVSAILGPVSTQQAATVSPLVGRQKVPTVFTQAGGEGVVTNDYTFRVTPPMESYYASVMDFLEEEGVKTVSVLYNATFPTFAVLGEDDVPALAEERGMEIVQSLPVQMTTQDFSGQAQQIAKEDADALVMLLIAPQSVTALGQLKDAGYENQIVATSVQAAGNIEAAGDNANGLVYPVPFSVAMEDETSDAFSKAFQAKFDEEPTPYAADGYDAMWWIARAIKSSGDSSREGIREGLAKIAAEGYSGAMGEVTFDGNDARIAGSLVRWEDGKETLVK from the coding sequence ATGCGCAAGGCGCTGCTGGCAGGCCTGGCCATGGCGACGGTGCTGGGCACCGCCGCGTGCGGCAGCGACGACGGCGGCGACAGCGGCGCCGCGGGCGACGGCGGTATCGCCTCGACCATCAAGATCGCTCAGGTGCAGGACCAGACCGGCACGGTCGCCTACGCCGGGCTGGGTGCCTCCGAGGGGGCCGAGCTGGCGATCGACGAGATCCAGGAGCAGGGCTTCCTGGGCGACGACGTCAAGATCGACCTGGAGAAGTACGACACCGCCGGCGAGATCGAGCGGGCCTCCAGCGAGATGAGCAAGGCCATGGGCGACCGCGACGTCTCGGCGATCCTCGGCCCGGTCTCCACCCAGCAGGCCGCCACGGTCTCGCCGCTGGTGGGCCGGCAGAAGGTCCCCACCGTCTTCACCCAGGCCGGTGGCGAGGGCGTCGTGACCAACGACTACACCTTCCGCGTCACCCCGCCGATGGAGTCCTACTACGCCTCGGTGATGGACTTCCTGGAGGAGGAGGGCGTCAAGACCGTCTCGGTCCTCTACAACGCCACCTTCCCGACCTTCGCCGTGCTGGGCGAGGACGACGTCCCGGCCCTGGCCGAGGAGCGGGGCATGGAGATCGTGCAGTCCCTGCCGGTCCAGATGACCACCCAGGACTTCTCCGGCCAGGCCCAGCAGATCGCCAAGGAGGACGCTGACGCGCTCGTCATGCTGCTCATCGCCCCGCAGTCGGTGACCGCGCTCGGCCAGCTCAAGGACGCCGGCTACGAGAACCAGATCGTGGCCACCTCGGTCCAGGCCGCGGGCAACATCGAGGCCGCCGGCGACAACGCCAACGGCCTGGTCTACCCGGTGCCGTTCTCGGTCGCGATGGAGGACGAGACCTCGGACGCGTTCAGCAAGGCGTTCCAGGCCAAGTTCGACGAGGAGCCCACGCCGTACGCCGCTGACGGCTACGACGCCATGTGGTGGATCGCGCGGGCCATCAAGTCCTCGGGCGACTCCTCCCGCGAGGGGATCCGCGAGGGTCTGGCCAAGATCGCGGCCGAGGGCTACTCCGGCGCGATGGGCGAGGTGACCTTCGACGGGAACGACGCCCGGATCGCCGGCTCGCTCGTGCGCTGGGAAGACGGCAAGGAGACGCTCGTCAAGTGA
- a CDS encoding acyl-CoA thioesterase — protein sequence MTLTHDPEKGRTGFQLAYGDTDTVGIAYFGIYYRWMERCYSTWLFANGIRSGQMAEDLGVVTVGISSGCRYVDTVEVFDEITCQAVADRIGTTSYVVGFEFTRGDQLVTKGQMTFAARDPETFGKAAIPDRLLEVVRSLPEPRFEVSA from the coding sequence GTGACCCTGACCCACGACCCTGAGAAGGGCCGGACCGGCTTCCAGCTCGCCTACGGCGACACCGACACCGTCGGCATCGCCTACTTCGGCATCTACTACCGCTGGATGGAGCGCTGCTACTCGACCTGGCTGTTCGCCAACGGGATCCGCAGCGGGCAGATGGCCGAGGACCTGGGTGTGGTCACCGTGGGCATCAGCTCCGGCTGCCGGTACGTCGACACCGTCGAGGTCTTCGACGAGATCACCTGCCAGGCCGTGGCCGACCGGATCGGCACCACCTCCTACGTCGTGGGCTTCGAGTTCACCCGGGGGGACCAGCTGGTCACCAAGGGGCAGATGACCTTCGCGGCGCGCGACCCGGAGACCTTCGGCAAGGCCGCCATCCCGGACCGGCTGCTCGAGGTGGTTCGCAGCCTTCCCGAACCGCGGTTCGAGGTCAGCGCGTGA